One part of the Musa acuminata AAA Group cultivar baxijiao chromosome BXJ1-5, Cavendish_Baxijiao_AAA, whole genome shotgun sequence genome encodes these proteins:
- the LOC135672885 gene encoding bifunctional aspartokinase/homoserine dehydrogenase 1, chloroplastic-like encodes MRTAAVSTPCPASALFLHHLPPRCSRDPSSRTRLSISQATVQDRHGGKTRGCSSLGWSRIVSERIRKRRSNNQIFASIADISLEQSIENPSLPKGDMWSVHKFGGTCMGTSKRIQSVADIVLSDSTERKLIVVSAMSKVTDMMYELVNKASSRDDSYISAIDNVFEKHKLTASELLDGEDLARFLSQLHNDISNLKTMLRAIYIAGHATESFSDFVVGHGELWSAQMLSYTIKKHGRPCCWMDTRDVLIVNPTSSNQVDPDYIESEKRLEKWFLKKPADIIIATGFIASTIQNIPTTLKRDGSDFSAAILSALLKARQVTIWTDVDGVYSADPSKVSEAVILRTLSYQEAWEMSYFGANVLHPRTIIPVMKHSIPILIRNIFNLSAPGTKICQQPVNENQDRKSLDSVVKAFATIDNLALVNVEGTGMAGIPGTASAIFGTVKDVGANVIMISQASSEHSVCFAVPESEVKAVSSALHSRFQQALDAGRLSKVEVIPKCSILATVGHKMASTPGVSATLFDALAKANINVRAIAQGCSEYNITVVLKQEDCVRALRAVHSRFYLSKTTLAMGIIGPGLIGGTLLDQLRDQAAALKEKFNIDLRVMGITGSQTMILSDMGIDLSRWREIQKEKAEVADLDKFAKHVNENHFFPNTVLVDCTADTNVANHYYDWLQKGIHVITPNKKANSGPLDRYLKLRTLQRLSYTHYFYEATVGAGLPIISSLQGLLETGDKILHIEGIFSGTLSYIFNNFKGTRAFSEVVFEAKEAGYTEPDPRDDLSGTDVARKVIILARESGLKLELSDIPVQNLVPEPLRACSSSDEYMQQLPNFDKELSDERDDAEASGDVLRYVGVVDVVNDKGSVELRRYKKEHPFAQLSGSDNIIAFTTTRYKDQPLIVRGPGAGAEVTAGGVFSDILRLASYLGAPS; translated from the exons ATGAGGACAGCTGCAGTCTCCACCCCGTGCCCGGCCTCCGCTCTCTTCCTCCACCATTTGCCTCCTCGCTGCTCCAGAGATCCTTCTTCGCGAACCCGGCTCTCCATCAG CCAGGCTACCGTCCAAGATCGGCATGGTGGCAAGACTAGAGGATGCTCCTCTCTTGGTTGGTCAAG GATTGTTTCTGAGAGGATTAGAAAGCGTAGATCCAATAATCAAATCTTTGCTTCCATTGCAG ATATTTCTCTTGAGCAATCCATAGAGAATCCTTCTCTTCCAAAAGGTGACATGTGGTCTGTTCATAAATTTGGTGGGACGTGTATGGGCACCTCCAAAAGAATTCAGAGTGTTGCTGATATAGTTCTGAGTGATTCAACTGAAAGAAAGTTAATAGTTGTTTCTGCAATGTCAAAGGTGACAGATATGATGTATGAACTGGTCAACAAGGCTTCATCAAGGGATGACTCTTACATATCAGCAATTGATAACGTTTTTGAAAAGCACAAGTTAACAGCATCAGAGCTTCTTGATGGAGAGGATCTTGCCAGATTCTTATCGCAGTTGCATAATGACATTAGTAACCTGAAAACAATGCTTCGCGCCATTTATATAG CTGGTCATGCCACAGAATCTTTTTCAGACTTTGTTGTTGGTCATGGAGAATTATGGTCTGCCCAAATGCTGTCATATACAATAAAAAAG CATGGAAGGCCTTGTTGTTGGATGGATACAAGAGATGTCCTTATTGTCAATCCTACCAGCTCCAATCAAGTTGATCCTGATTATATAGAGTCGGAGAAGAGACTTGAGAAGTGGTTTTTAAAAAAGCCTGCTGATATCATTATTGCTACTGGGTTCATTGCTAGTACAATTCAAAATATTCCCACTACTTTGAAAAGAGATGGAAGTGACTTCTCAGCCGCCATACTAAGTGCTCTTCTTAAGGCCCGACAAGTCACTATCTGGACTGACGTTGACGGTGTATATAGTGCAGATCCTAGTAAAG TTAGTGAGGCTGTGATATTGAGGACATTGTCATACCAAGAGGCCTGGGAAATG TCATACTTTGGGGCAAATGTTTTGCATCCGCGTACAATCATCCCGGTGATGAAGCATAGCATTCCTATCTTGATACGAAATATTTTTAATCTCTCTGCTCCTGGAACAAAAATTTGCCAGCAGCCTGTGAACGAAAATCAAGATAGAAAGAGCTTGGATTCTGTTGTCAAAGCATTTGCTACCATAGATAACTTGGCACTTGTTAACGTTGAAGG AACTGGGATGGCTGGCATTCCTGGCACAGCTAGTGCAATTTTTGGCACTGTAAAAGATGTCGGAGCCAATGTTATCATGATTTCGCAG GCTAGCAGTGAACATTCTGTTTGTTTTGCTGTGCCAGAAAGTGAAGTCAAAGCAGTTTCTTCAGCCTTACATTCTAGGTTCCAACAAGCTTTAGATGCAGGGAGACTTTCTAAG GTTGAGGTCATTCCCAAGTGTAGCATTTTGGCTACTGTTGGCCATAAAATGGCCAGCACCCCTGGAGTTAGTGCTACGCTTTTTGATGCACTAGCGAAG GCTAACATAAATGTGCGAGCCATTGCTCAAGGTTGCAGTGAGTACAACATAACCGTTGTGCTGAAGCAAGAAGATTGTGTAAGAGCTCTAAGGGCTGTTCACTCGAGATTCTACCTTTCAAAAACAACATTAGCCATGGGTATCATTGGACCAGGTCTAATTGGTGGAACGCTGCTGGATCAGCTAAGGGATCAG GCAGCAGCTCTCAAGGAAAAGTTCAACATTGATCTGCGTGTCATGGGTATCACTGGTTCACAGACAATGATTTTGAGTGACAT GGGAATAGACTTGAGTAGATGGCGAGAAATACAGAAAGAAAAGGCTGAAGTGGCTGATCTAGACAAATTTGCTAAGCATGTGAATGAAAATCACTTTTTCCCAAATACAGTGTTGGTTGATTGCACAGCTGATACGAATGTTGCAAACCACTACTATGATTGGCTACAAAAGGGCATCCATGTCATTACCCCTAACAAAAAGGCAAATTCTGGACCGCTTGATCGG TATCTAAAACTAAGGACGTTACAGCGGCTATCCTACACGCACTACTTCTATGAGGCAACTGTTGGTGCTGGACTCCCAATCATTAGCAGTTTGCAGGGACTTCTTGAAACTGGTGACAAGATTTTGCATATCGAGGGCATTTTTAG TGGAACTTTGAGTTATATTTTCAACAATTTCAAAGGTACACGAGCCTTTAGCGAAGTGGTATTCGAAGCAAAAGAGGCTGGATATACGGAGCCTGATCCTAGAGATGACCTATCCGGAACAGATGTTGCCAGAAAG GTCATAATTCTTGCAAGAGAGTCAGGTCTTAAGCTTGAGCTTTCCGATATACCTGTCCAGAACCTTGTCCCAGAGCCATTAAGA GCATGTTCTTCGTCAGACGAATACATGCAGCAGCTCCCTAACTTTGACAAAGAATTGTCAGATGAACGAGATGATGCTGAAGCCTCAGGGGAC GTGTTGAGATATGTTGGTGTTGTCGATGTCGTTAATGATAAAGGATCGGTGGAATTAAGGAGATACAAAAAAGAGCACCCTTTCGCGCAGCTGTCTGGATCTGATAACATTATAGCTTTCACCACCACACGATACAAGGATCAGCCACTCATTGTCCGTGGGCCTGGAGCTGGCGCAGAAGTCACTGCCGGTGGAGTTTTCAGTGATATTCTGAGATTGGCATCTTATCTTGGTGCCCCATCTTAA
- the LOC135672889 gene encoding uncharacterized protein LOC135672889, with protein MGGCSSCASAAAVVVGAAGTAKVVLPDGGLREYSRPVTAAGALGKDAACFFVCDADEMEFDAFVSGVGAKEELRPGQLYFALPRSMLKRRLQAEDLARLAVKASAALVGAAGQCGGGVVSPQVFPAGVSVAVPIGGREEEKARRCSRGGGGLRKFAPDLSAIPE; from the coding sequence ATGGGGGGTTGCAGCTCGTGCGcctcggcggcggcggtggtggtgggggCCGCGGGGACTGCGAAGGTGGTGCTTCCCGACGGTGGGCTCCGCGAGTACTCGCGGCCGGTGACGGCCGCGGGCGCGCTGGGCAAGGACGCCGCGTGCTTCTTCGTGTGCGATGCGGACGAGATGGAGTTCGACGCGTTCGTCTCCGGGGTGGGCGCCAAGGAGGAGCTCCGCCCTGGGCAGCTCTACTTCGCGCTCCCGCGGTCGATGCTGAAGCGCCGACTCCAGGCCGAGGACCTCGCGAGGCTCGCGGTGAAGGCGAGCGCCGCGCTGGTGGGCGCCGCGGGTCAGTGCGGCGGGGGGGTTGTGTCACCACAGGTGTTTCCCGCGGGGGTGTCGGTGGCCGTGCCCATCggcgggagggaggaggagaaggcgcGGAGGTGTAGTAGAGGCGGTGGCGGACTGCGCAAGTTTGCGCCGGATCTGAGCGCCATTCCGGAATAG
- the LOC135672888 gene encoding non-symbiotic hemoglobin 1-like → MEAASEGESRAIAFGEQQEALVVRSWNAMRKVAADVALKFFLRVFEIQPSAARLFSFLRDSKVPLDKNPKLKSHAMSVFTMVCESATQLRKKGKVSVRETTSKKLAGTHLKAGVVDKHFEAVRSALLDTIKHAVPEMWCPEMSAAWGEAYDHLAAALKEEMRLLTSSS, encoded by the exons ATGGAGGCGGCGTCCGAGGGGGAGTCTCGAGCCATTGCTTTCGGTGAACAGCAGGAGGCTCTCGTGGTGAGGTCATGGAATGCGATGAGGAAGGTCGCAGCTGATGTTGCACTGAAGTTCTTCTTGAG GGTCTTCGAGATCCAACCTTCAGCCGCTCGACTCTTCTCCTTCCTGCGCGACTCCAAAGTGCCGCTCGACAAGAACCCAAAGCTCAAATCCCATGCCATGTCTGTGTTCACCATG GTGTGCGAGTCTGCGACACAGCTGAGGAAGAAAGGCAAGGTTTCGGTGAGAGAGACGACGTCGAAGAAGTTGGCGGGCACTCATCTCAAGGCTGGCGTCGTCGATAAACATTTCGAG GCGGTGAGGTCTGCGTTGTTGGATACCATAAAGCACGCAGTTCCGGAGATGTGGTGCCCTGAAATGAGTGCTGCCTGGGGAGAAGCCTACGACCACTTGGCTGCAGCTTTAAAGGAAGAGATGAGGCTTCTCACTTCTTCTTCCTAA